GAAAGATTtgatatggaaattaattaattagacaACTGGAATATAGCTCCATTGCATACACATATGAAAAGTTGCACACATAAAGGAGTATCAACATTGCTTTTAGGGTTTTATAATGGGCCAAATTCCTTGAACAGTCCTTGAATTGATTTGCATTTGTTAAATAAATCCTCATGCTTTTGTTGTACCCAAACAAGCCCCTATGCTTTGATTTGTATTTAAATTAACCTTCATTAGTAAATAGGTCTTTGTTATAATTTACTTTTGTTAAATAAAACTCCTACACTTTtttttgtaagtttaattaattatttttaggttaggCTTTTCTATAATCCATTGaaaaataatattgttaattatttaattttttaagtatcaTTGGTCATCCCCAATAAAAAACAAATGATAGAATTTTTCAGTGTTAAAaatgataagaaattatttatcatttcatgtaaaaaaattcaattgtATTCTTGTATCATTTTTCTTTATATACttttacctttaaatttttaaaaattatatttatcaaaaaATCTAATTGTTGAGCCCAATTTATGCCCAGGCCCACACatatacaaaattaaatataaaaaactaaacccaAATATAAAAACACCTATTAAAACCCAATACAAAACAGACCTAAAGCCCAACAGATTACCCAAAACCTATCCCACATCTCTCAACCCAATACACAAAACATAAAGCCAACCTAAAACCCCAGCAGCAGAAGGAAATCGGCGCCGCAAGCTTCGAGTCCAAGCAGCGTACGATGCGCGCCAAGCTTCCGAATCGTGCGCTACTCCATGCCACGCTCCCACGCCTCCGAGATATCTGCAAAGGCAAACAACAGTAGaagattttcattttatttctaggctataaaaagccattgaaAACACTGTAATTGGGGgattttttttggaaataaagagaaattacgGAGAGATATAGCAGATTTTTTGAGTAATATTTTAGTGCGACCCAATAGAAACAAAGgtgattatgattttttattctttttcgaGTTTTAATCCTCAACCCCTTGTTACgaatttgcttcttttttttctcttttttccttaTAGTAAaacaaagtttttaaaaataacaataaaaaaggaTTGTAAGAGGGCCTTACCTGGCTCGTCGGCCACCGCGGTGTGCATTTGGGGAAGGTGGAGCCGCGACGATGGGCGATCTATGCCCTTGCGGAGGGAAAAGGGGAAAACCCCTCTTTTCTCCCTTTGATTTTGGCTCAAATGAGCCACAAACAAAATAATAAGGTTTTGGGATATTTGATCCCATGGGAACGGAACCGTTTAAGGTGGGTTGACCCATGACTTTTTTGCCCTCATGGGTAAATTCTGCGTTTGATTCCCCACTTCTCTTGTTTTTGCCCCAAAAATCCCGTTTTATTTTCAATTACgccctatttctattattttagcCACTTCtatcataaaattaattattttagtttttattttattattactattttattatattctaCTATTAATTGTAgtattattttttccctttttatcctATTATTTgttatactatttttattataccactatttattatttttattacattacgtttgttttactatttttttacgatcgtgttttgaggtgatccaatcacaccctattaaaaaagattggtggcgactcccaacttttcgttttcaaaagtcgattttctgttttcaaaaaaatggtttcgacagtttggcgactccactggggaatttACTGAGAGGGTCGAGCTGTAAATTGATTGTTTTCTGTCTTCtcgtcaaaaattaaaaaattggatTTTAAATCTACGAACCTCTCATTGCATTTTCTGTGTCTTTGTCGGTTTTTTTTATCATGCGGGTTTTACTTTATTTGTCGAGTTTTTCGATATGTTCTTACATcatattgcatgaccgttgtggtcgcaccttttaagtgggagtgagaaactatgctttcgtgaggttttcacctccgcatgggctaggggATCGCTTCCGGAATACATCtgtacttatgtcttcgtgaggttttcacctccgcacaggcataaggaaatgtattcccctgaaccgaacttgatccatatgaacctataatgggcgaaggtcgaggaatctgctggttcaggtacctttactctagaactaaaccacatatagtgagctGTAGGAACCTGTTAGGTAGAATTACACCTAGCCCTAGTGGTTTCCCGAATAGGCGCTTGATAATTTCTTGATTGCTTTGATTTATATTCTTATGCATGATTCTGACTTGTGCTTTTACTTCTTTCTTTAATGGTGTTTGCAtatcattttcatcataaaaggagGTGTCGATATACGGTTCGGTTACTAATAGAAAGTTTTGCCATGAAgaacgaattccttgataaagtgaaaGACAACGCGTTTGTCCAAAGATGGTCGGAGAATGCACAGTTAGAGAAAGGTGACAGTTTGACAAAGGAGTGCacgtcagagttatgggactttacTCGCATTAGTGTGGTTCAGAACGATCTTCAAGAGTTGAGAGAATTATGGAGTCACTAGGATGATGAGATGAAGCAGCTACTCTACTGTAATTATGGTGATATTCCTTATCTCCTCGATGTTAAGGTAGATAGGTATTTGTTCCGCGCCATGGCTCAATTTTGGAATTCCGCCTACAGTTGTTTTACTTTCGGAAGGGTGGATCTAGCACCTACTGTCGAGGAATATACAGCCTTGCTTCGTTGTCCGAGGTTTCAAGTTGATAAGATTTATTCTAGAGCTGTCAATACCCCAACCTTTGTAAAGAGGTtgatgaacatcactgggatgagtgAACAGTGGGTTGAGGCTCGGGTCCAGCAGAAAGGTAGTGGAAAGTGCATCCCTTGGGAAAATTTGAGAGATCTGATCCAGACTCACCCTGACATGAAGAAAAGAGTTGATGCCTTTGCCTTGAGCATTTATGGTTTGGTTATTTTCCCTAAAGCGTTAAGGCATGTAGATGAAGCAGTCGCCGATCTATTTGACCGATTAGGTAAAGGTGTCACTCCAATTCCTGCAATCCTAGCGGAGACTTTCAGATCTTTGAGTGTATGTCGGAGGTCAGGGGAAGGCAGATTTATTGGGTGTGCACAACTCTTGTTAGTATGGTTTCATAGCCACTTTTGGAGGGTAGAAAAGGCCTCTTACCGACCTTTTTTCGGAGATTACTCACCTTTGAAGGAGATAGTGACCATATCGAGAAAAGATGACATAACAGAGGAAAATGGATGGCGATACTTCAAAATCTCCAAGAAGAGGATATCGAATGGAAGGCCCCTTGGATAGTTTCTGATGAGATTCTCTACCGATGTGGTAGTTATGATTGGGTCCCTTTGTTGGGGATTTGGGGAGCCGTTGGATACGCCCCTCTACTGGTATTGAGGCAATATAGATCAAGACAATTTATACCGATGACGCAGGGGCTAGCTCAGAGTGGGTTCTCATATGGGGAGAAAGACTCCAAGAAAAAGAGCCGTGAGATTTATAATGCCTGGAACCAAACTTGTCGGATAAAGGGAGTTGCTGTGAATCCAATGGTAACTCTTGAATATAACGAATGGTGGAGTAGAAGGGTTAACGATAATATCCCGATGCCAAATTTAGAAGAAGCTCGACCGATAGAGGAATATCTGCGAGTGGTCCCCTCCGAA
The Gossypium hirsutum isolate 1008001.06 chromosome A07, Gossypium_hirsutum_v2.1, whole genome shotgun sequence genome window above contains:
- the LOC107955641 gene encoding uncharacterized protein; this encodes MGQPTLNGSVPMGSNIPKPYYFVCGSFEPKSKGEKRGFPLFPPQGHRSPIVAAPPSPNAHRGGRRARYLGGVGAWHGVAHDSEAWRASYAAWTRSLRRRFPSAAGVLGWLYVLCIGLRDVG